The Brachyspira hyodysenteriae ATCC 27164 sequence TTATCTGCAAAAGAAATGGATAATATTTTAAATAAAAAAAGCGGTCTTTTAGGTGTTTCTGGTGTTAGTAATGATATGAGAAACTTGGAAGAAGCTGCTAAAACTAATCCTAAGGCTGAACTTGCCATTACTATGTTCTGCTATAGAGTTAAAAAATATATAGGAGCTTATATGGCTGCTTTAGGACATCTTGATGGTATAGTATTTACAGGCGGTATAGGTGAAAATAGTGCTTATATCAGAGGAAGAATACTTGAAGGTTTAGATGAGCTTGGTATTAAATGCGATGCTGATAAAAACTCTAAAGCTAGAGGCTGTGCTAATTTTGAAAAAGATGGCGCTGCTATCAAACTTTATGTTATAGCTACTGATGAAGAAAAAGCTATAGCTATGGATACTTATAATCTTGCAAAATAAGAATAAAAAATAATTTGTTATATAACATTTTTATAGTAGGGTGTCTTAATTATTAAGATGCCCTATTTTTTTAATTTTTAAGTTAGATAATTATAATTTATTTCGATACTATAAAGTATTAATATTATATTAGGAAATATTATTTTATGAAAAAGAATATATTAATTAAATTATTTTGTTTATTATCTGTTATTTTTATTTTATCATGCCATAAAGAGCCAAAAAATATTTTGAATGAATTAACGGTATCTGTTGGCCCTGAGCCTCAAACTATAGACCCTACTAAAAATTCTGCAGTAGATGCTATGATATATACAACACATTTATTTGAAAATTTAACTATTAGAGATGAAAATAATAATATAATACCTGGTGCTGCTGAAAGCTGGACTTCATCTAATAACAATACAATATATATTTTTAATATTAGAAGCAATGCAAAATGGTCCGACGGAATGGATTTAAAAGCTAATGATTTTGTATATGCTTGGAAACGTATAGTTGATCCTAAAAATGGAGCTTCATATTCAATACTTTTAGATGTTATAAAAAATGCAAGCGATATAATGATGGGGAAAAAAGATAAAGAAACATTAGGAGTTAAAGCATTAGATGATAAAACTTTATATGTAGAATTAGAATATCCTGTGCCTTATTTTGCGGAGATGGTAGCTCATACTGCTTATACGCCTTTGAGAGAGGATATTGTCAGTCAAAATGAGGATGGCTGGACTTTAGATGTTAATACTATGGTTGGAAACGGTGCTTTTCAAATTGTACGTTGGGATCATAATTCAAGATTAGTTGTAAGAAAAAATACAGACTATTGGAATTATAAAGAAATAAAACCGGATATTATTAATTTTGAATTTATAGATAATGATAATACAGCAATGTCAGCAATAATTAATGAAGAAATATATTTTTATCATAATACACCTATAAATGACAGAGAAAAACTTTTAAAAGAAGGCATAGCAAGACCAGTACCTAATATATCACTTTATTTTTATGAAGTTGATAATAGAAAAGAACCTTTTAATGATGCTAGAGTAAGAAAGGCAATTTCTTTAGCTATAGATAGAGAATATATAGTGAATAATATTATGAAAGGAGGAGAGAAGCCTGCTGCTGGTATTGTTCCTTATAATATAAAAGATGTTGATAGTACAAATAATTTTAGGGATAAGAAAGACGGATATTTTTCTACAAAGACTGAAGATTATCAAAAGAATGTAGAAGAGGCTAGAGCTTTACTTGCAGAGGCCGGTTATCCTAATGGAGAAAATTTCCCTGTATTTGAATTTATAACAAATCCTGGTTTTCATGTTACCATTGCAGAAAGCATACAAGCTATGTTAAAAGAAGCATTAAATATAAATATGGTGATAAGGCAGGAGGAATGGGCTGTACTTTTACAAACTAGAAGAGATGGAAATTTTGATATGGCAAGACAGGGCTGGATTGGCGGATATAATAGTCCTGCTGCATTTTTAGCTTTAGTAAAAACAGGATATGTATTGAATGAGGGTAGATATACTAATCCTGGATTTGATAAGGCTTTATTAGACGCTTCCATTGCTGAAAGTGATTCAGACAGAAGTATGTATTTGCATAAAGCTGAAGATATTGCTATGAATGATATGGCTATTATTCCAATATATTATTATGCCGGAACTGTAATGCAGAATAAAAAATTAACTAATGTTGTTTATGATATATTCGGTATATATAATTTTAGTAGGGCTGAGATTATAGAAGAAACTAATTAATATTTATATTCCTTTTCCTTCTATTGTTCTTAATTGATTTACAGGAATATCTGAATATTTATTAGATTCTTCTTTTGAGAGTCTTGTCCATTCTACGGTTGCTCCTACTATGCCTTTTTTATCTAATGATGCTTTTAGATATAATGTTTTCTT is a genomic window containing:
- a CDS encoding peptide ABC transporter substrate-binding protein — protein: MKKNILIKLFCLLSVIFILSCHKEPKNILNELTVSVGPEPQTIDPTKNSAVDAMIYTTHLFENLTIRDENNNIIPGAAESWTSSNNNTIYIFNIRSNAKWSDGMDLKANDFVYAWKRIVDPKNGASYSILLDVIKNASDIMMGKKDKETLGVKALDDKTLYVELEYPVPYFAEMVAHTAYTPLREDIVSQNEDGWTLDVNTMVGNGAFQIVRWDHNSRLVVRKNTDYWNYKEIKPDIINFEFIDNDNTAMSAIINEEIYFYHNTPINDREKLLKEGIARPVPNISLYFYEVDNRKEPFNDARVRKAISLAIDREYIVNNIMKGGEKPAAGIVPYNIKDVDSTNNFRDKKDGYFSTKTEDYQKNVEEARALLAEAGYPNGENFPVFEFITNPGFHVTIAESIQAMLKEALNINMVIRQEEWAVLLQTRRDGNFDMARQGWIGGYNSPAAFLALVKTGYVLNEGRYTNPGFDKALLDASIAESDSDRSMYLHKAEDIAMNDMAIIPIYYYAGTVMQNKKLTNVVYDIFGIYNFSRAEIIEETN